One window from the genome of Rufibacter tibetensis encodes:
- a CDS encoding bifunctional UDP-N-acetylmuramoyl-tripeptide:D-alanyl-D-alanine ligase/alanine racemase, producing the protein MFTFKEIAQVVGGMLVQCKATYPVQHLLTDSRKIANAVSSVFFAIRGEFHDGHQYIPELYAAGVRQFVVEDASGVMDLSTLPEANVLLVSDSIHAMQRLAAYHRRKFAIPVIGITGSNGKTIVKEWLAQLLSASERVVKSPRSYNSQIGVPLSVWQINESHTVGVFEAGISKPDEMEHLASVLQPTIGVFTNLGSAHDEGFISPTQKLEEKLKLFEHVNQLIYCADQKPVQEVIQVTGLPGFAWSTHEHPAAQVQLKVLEMHHGKTRIRFRYNGKGQDFTLPFADEASLENALHCLAVLLYLGVKPEELLGRFERLHPVAMRLERKEAINGCYVIDDTYNNDLAGLRIALDVLGQQARRGRKTLIVSDLLEAGVEETALYQQVAQEITSRGVDRVIGIGDIITRHQDLFPAGSEFYLGTDSFLGQLRSETFRQETILVKGARVFQFEKIVAALQQQIHGTKLEVNLDALVHNLNYYRTKVPARVKIMVMVKAFAYGAGAYEIANLLQFQRVDYLAVAYADEGIALREHGITLPIMVMNPSPDSFLKMRQYSLEPEIYSPDLLHRFLDYFPKKSSKTPRIHLKLDTGMHRLGFNPSELEEALEVLDHMPHVRVQSVFSHLAGADEALYNDFSQEQITQFKQMATQVEKALGYSVTKHILNSAGIVRFGEKAAFDMVRLGIGLYGIESAGQEQGNLLTVGQLKTTVSQVKYIKAGETIGYSRRGIAATDKQTATIAIGYADGYDRRFGNGVGVVLINGQRAPIIGNVCMDMCMVDVTGLDVRAGDEVLVFGEELPLTELASRIGTIPYELLTNVSTRVKRVFFNE; encoded by the coding sequence ATGTTTACTTTTAAAGAGATTGCCCAGGTAGTGGGAGGCATGCTGGTGCAGTGCAAGGCAACGTATCCTGTGCAGCACCTGCTCACCGATAGCCGTAAAATAGCCAATGCCGTTTCTTCGGTGTTTTTCGCCATCCGGGGTGAATTCCATGACGGGCACCAATACATTCCAGAACTCTACGCCGCCGGTGTGCGGCAGTTTGTGGTGGAAGATGCCTCAGGCGTAATGGACTTGTCTACGCTGCCTGAGGCCAATGTGCTGTTGGTCAGTGATAGCATTCACGCCATGCAACGTCTGGCCGCCTATCACCGCCGGAAGTTTGCCATCCCGGTCATCGGGATCACGGGCAGCAACGGCAAAACCATTGTCAAAGAATGGCTGGCGCAGCTGTTAAGCGCTTCTGAACGGGTGGTGAAAAGCCCCCGCAGCTATAACTCCCAGATTGGCGTGCCGCTCTCTGTGTGGCAGATTAATGAAAGCCATACCGTTGGAGTTTTTGAGGCCGGAATTTCAAAACCAGATGAAATGGAGCATCTGGCCAGCGTGCTGCAGCCTACCATTGGAGTGTTTACCAACTTGGGTTCGGCGCATGACGAAGGTTTCATTTCTCCAACCCAAAAGCTGGAAGAAAAGCTGAAGCTGTTTGAGCACGTTAACCAGTTGATTTATTGTGCCGATCAGAAACCTGTGCAGGAGGTGATTCAAGTCACGGGCTTACCTGGTTTTGCGTGGAGCACCCATGAACACCCTGCAGCGCAGGTGCAGCTCAAAGTATTGGAGATGCACCATGGTAAAACCAGAATCCGGTTCCGGTACAACGGGAAAGGGCAGGACTTTACCCTGCCTTTCGCTGATGAAGCTTCGCTGGAAAACGCCCTGCACTGCTTAGCGGTTCTGCTGTACCTGGGCGTAAAACCCGAAGAATTACTAGGTCGCTTTGAACGCCTGCACCCCGTAGCCATGCGTTTGGAGCGCAAAGAAGCCATCAACGGCTGCTACGTCATTGACGATACCTATAATAATGATTTGGCCGGTCTGCGCATCGCGTTAGATGTGCTGGGACAACAAGCCCGCCGCGGTCGTAAGACTTTAATTGTCTCTGACCTGCTGGAGGCCGGGGTGGAAGAAACTGCGCTCTACCAACAGGTGGCGCAGGAAATCACCTCCCGGGGTGTGGACCGCGTCATCGGTATTGGCGACATCATTACCCGGCATCAGGATTTGTTCCCCGCCGGCAGCGAGTTCTACCTGGGCACCGATTCGTTTCTGGGACAACTCCGCTCCGAGACGTTCCGGCAGGAAACCATTTTGGTGAAAGGCGCCCGCGTGTTCCAGTTTGAGAAGATCGTGGCCGCGCTGCAGCAGCAAATTCACGGCACCAAGTTGGAAGTAAACCTGGATGCCTTGGTACACAACCTTAATTATTACCGCACCAAAGTGCCTGCCCGGGTAAAAATAATGGTTATGGTGAAAGCCTTTGCTTACGGCGCAGGCGCCTATGAGATTGCCAACCTTCTGCAGTTTCAGCGGGTGGATTATCTTGCTGTGGCCTACGCCGATGAGGGCATTGCCCTGCGGGAGCACGGCATCACGCTGCCCATCATGGTCATGAACCCCAGCCCAGACAGTTTCCTGAAAATGCGGCAGTACAGCCTGGAACCTGAGATCTACTCCCCAGATCTGCTACATCGGTTTCTGGACTATTTCCCCAAAAAGAGCTCCAAAACGCCTCGCATTCACCTTAAGCTGGATACCGGCATGCACCGCCTCGGGTTTAACCCGTCTGAATTGGAAGAAGCATTGGAAGTGCTGGACCATATGCCGCACGTGCGGGTGCAAAGCGTGTTCAGTCACCTGGCCGGCGCCGATGAAGCCCTGTACAATGATTTCTCTCAAGAGCAGATCACGCAATTCAAGCAGATGGCGACTCAGGTAGAGAAGGCACTGGGCTATTCTGTGACCAAGCACATTCTCAACTCAGCAGGCATCGTGCGGTTCGGAGAAAAGGCCGCTTTTGACATGGTGCGTTTAGGTATTGGTTTGTACGGGATAGAATCTGCGGGGCAGGAGCAGGGTAATCTGCTGACGGTAGGCCAATTGAAAACCACTGTTTCGCAGGTGAAATACATAAAAGCAGGTGAAACGATAGGGTACAGCCGCCGTGGCATTGCGGCTACCGATAAGCAAACCGCCACTATCGCTATTGGTTACGCCGATGGTTATGACCGGCGCTTCGGGAACGGGGTGGGTGTGGTGCTGATTAACGGGCAACGGGCTCCCATCATTGGGAATGTGTGCATGGACATGTGCATGGTAGATGTGACAGGTCTTGACGTACGCGCTGGCGATGAGGTACTGGTGTTTGGCGAAGAACTGCCGCTCACGGAACTGGCTTCCCGCATCGGCACCATTCCGTATGAACTGCTCACCAACGTAAGTACCCGGGTGAAGCGGGTGTTCTTTAATGAGTAG